The Vibrio bathopelagicus genomic sequence CACCTTCATAGATCGTTAACTTTTCAGCAAGATCAGGGTGATTACGCAGACGTTCCGCAAGATCTCTATCCAGTTCAATTACTGTGAACTTATCGACAAGCTTGCCAACAGGTTCAGTAATCGCACCAAGACCTGGGCCAATTTCTATTAAGTTCTGGCCTGGAAGTGGGTTAATACTCGATACGATCCCATCAATAATGTATGGATCGTTAAGGAAGTTTTGACCAAAACGTTTACGCGCTTTGTGCCCTAAGTGGACATCATTTCTCATTGCTTTTTCTCTACTAATTCAATGGCGTGCGTGAGCGCTGTTCTAAAGCTCCCTGTATCGGCTTGGCCTTTCCCTGCCAAGTCTAAGGCGGTACCGTGATCGACTGATGTGCGAATAAACGGTAAGCCAAGCGTGATGTTCACTGAGCGACCAAACCCTTTGTATTTCAATACCGGGAGTACTTGGTCGTGATACATACCTAAAACAGCATCTGCATCTTGCAAATATTTTTCATTAAAGATGGTGTCTGCTGGCAATGGGCCAACTAAATTAATACCATATTTCTGGCGAATTTTTTCTAGCGTAGGGGTGATGGTTTCTATTTCTTCACGACCCAAACAACCATCTTCACCCGCATGTGGATTCAATCCACACACGTAAATAGTTGGTTTCTCTATAGCAAACTTTTCGACCAAATCTTTATGCAGAATAGCAATGATTTGCTCTAATCTGTCTTCGGTCACTGCTTGAGATACATAAGCTAGCGGGATGTGCGTTGTTACGAGAGCAACACGCAGCCCTTCTGTTGCCAACATCATCACGACAAGTGGAGTATTGGACTTCTCTGCAAAGAACTCGGTATGGCCACTAAAAGCAACGCCAGCTCGGTTAATTACACCCTTGTGAACAGGGCCGGTGACAATAGCATCAAATTCATCATTCATACAGCCAATTGCTGCGGT encodes the following:
- the pdxA gene encoding 4-hydroxythreonine-4-phosphate dehydrogenase PdxA, whose amino-acid sequence is MTTKRLVITAGEPAGIGPDLTLALSQESWPHQLVVCADKTLLTERAEMLGIEVELLDYDSTAPKQPQRSGTLVVKHVPLAEVAIAGQLNEANGHYVLNTLETAAIGCMNDEFDAIVTGPVHKGVINRAGVAFSGHTEFFAEKSNTPLVVMMLATEGLRVALVTTHIPLAYVSQAVTEDRLEQIIAILHKDLVEKFAIEKPTIYVCGLNPHAGEDGCLGREEIETITPTLEKIRQKYGINLVGPLPADTIFNEKYLQDADAVLGMYHDQVLPVLKYKGFGRSVNITLGLPFIRTSVDHGTALDLAGKGQADTGSFRTALTHAIELVEKKQ